Proteins co-encoded in one Culicoidibacter larvae genomic window:
- the rpmI gene encoding 50S ribosomal protein L35 gives MPKMKTHKGLAKRVKKTGSGKLKRWSAYTSHLAHNKTTKQKRHLRKASLVSTGDYKRIKQMLHN, from the coding sequence ATGCCAAAAATGAAAACTCATAAAGGACTTGCTAAACGTGTAAAGAAAACTGGCAGCGGAAAATTAAAACGCTGGAGTGCATATACAAGCCATTTAGCACATAACAAAACAACGAAACAAAAACGTCATTTGCGTAAAGCATCACTTGTTTCAACTGGTGATTATAAACGCATCAAACAGATGTTACACAATTAA
- the rplT gene encoding 50S ribosomal protein L20, with amino-acid sequence MPRVKGGVVSRRRRKKVLKLAKGYYGSKHALFRTANEQVMKSYMYAYRDRRQKKRDFRKLWITRINAGARMCGLSYSKLINGLNIAGIDVNRKVLADLAVNDFAAFESIAGIAKDALGSGKEATVRTKGKEVKPTVSGTAPKAKKAAAKKEEPAKAPKKAAAPKAEAKAEVKKPAAKKPAAKKADKPAEDLSKLTVAELKAIAADKGIKIPSGAKKAEILDLVK; translated from the coding sequence ATGCCACGTGTAAAAGGTGGAGTAGTCAGCCGTCGTCGTCGTAAAAAAGTCTTGAAATTAGCGAAAGGGTACTACGGTTCAAAACATGCTTTATTCCGCACAGCGAATGAGCAAGTAATGAAATCATACATGTATGCATACCGTGACCGTCGTCAGAAAAAACGTGATTTCCGTAAATTATGGATCACACGTATTAATGCCGGTGCACGTATGTGCGGTCTTTCTTACAGCAAATTAATCAATGGATTAAATATCGCTGGGATCGATGTAAACCGTAAAGTTCTTGCTGATTTAGCAGTTAATGACTTTGCAGCTTTTGAATCAATTGCAGGAATTGCAAAAGATGCATTAGGAAGTGGAAAAGAAGCAACCGTTCGTACTAAAGGTAAAGAAGTGAAACCTACAGTAAGCGGAACAGCGCCAAAAGCTAAAAAAGCTGCAGCGAAAAAAGAAGAGCCTGCAAAAGCTCCTAAAAAAGCAGCTGCACCAAAAGCAGAAGCTAAAGCTGAAGTGAAAAAACCAGCGGCTAAAAAGCCTGCTGCAAAAAAAGCTGATAAACCAGCTGAAGATTTAAGCAAATTAACCGTTGCTGAATTAAAAGCTATCGCAGCCGACAAAGGAATCAAAATTCCAAGCGGCGCGAAAAAAGCGGAAATTCTTGACTTAGTTAAATAA
- the infC gene encoding translation initiation factor IF-3, with protein sequence MNNNRKSTPNNQDKTPINDKIRAKEVRVIGQDGEQLGILSRNDALAFAEKANLDLVCVAPTATPPVCRIMDYGKYRYEMQRKNREAKKNQKVVTLKEIRLSPTIDTHDFETKLRNGIKFLDKGDKLKVSIRFRGRAIAHTEVGRSVMERYAAGCEEVATLEGSIKMDGRSMFMILAPKKV encoded by the coding sequence ATTAATAATAATAGAAAATCTACACCAAATAACCAAGATAAGACACCAATCAATGACAAAATTCGTGCTAAAGAAGTGCGGGTTATCGGTCAAGACGGTGAACAGCTTGGAATCCTTTCGCGGAATGACGCGCTTGCATTTGCTGAAAAAGCGAATCTTGATCTTGTTTGTGTTGCGCCTACTGCAACACCGCCGGTATGCCGTATTATGGATTACGGAAAATATCGTTATGAGATGCAACGTAAAAACCGTGAAGCTAAGAAAAATCAAAAAGTCGTTACGTTAAAAGAAATTCGTTTAAGTCCGACTATTGATACTCATGACTTTGAAACAAAACTTCGCAATGGAATTAAGTTTCTTGATAAAGGCGATAAGCTGAAAGTCAGCATCCGTTTCCGCGGACGTGCGATTGCCCATACTGAGGTAGGTCGCAGTGTTATGGAACGTTATGCTGCCGGTTGTGAAGAAGTTGCAACACTTGAAGGCAGTATCAAAATGGATGGACGCAGTATGTTCATGATATTAGCACCAAAAAAAGTATAA
- a CDS encoding LapB repeat-containing protein, with the protein MKKLFLSVAAVLLLATPFLFVNKVQAAGGDPVVFADANLEAAVRKDLGISEPTPVLEVNMLSLSKLSSTRSAGITNLSGLEYAVNLKSIDLYGNSNLTDITPLTGLMNLTTIDAQSTAITDLSPLSGHFVLSTVYISGGTFSDISVVSGWSNIQKLMLQNNYVSDLTPLTNMTTLKELTVRGVFSDVTPISHLTDLTQLSIYSANVTSIDALAPLTKLQYFSLRYSQVSDISVLANNRGLLYVYIPENKITDISPLAGLDKIYWLAAWSNAINNASVVSSLTGLQLLELQYNQLTTMPDLTDVQQLQTVNFANNKLTDIAPMSDIRTTLFTANFENNQIADFSPLANATALRNLTITNNKVHDLSALKELPITNLSGANQTSIGSAVELNQPNPMNFQDYTGSDLQLTFNTPGRFENGQLIWEQTGTNSLRFTNGSNFSGTFTQEVTADVTAPVITADSEITYEVNTSKTATEFLTDIHAATDDGSLITSDFTTAVNIAVVGDYTVTLSAADTSGNVSTISVIVHVIDSHVDTGNNSSDNNNADSNTNTNGNLVATGEAPELWLGAGLLGIAAAGLVLYLNRRK; encoded by the coding sequence ATGAAGAAACTATTTTTGAGTGTTGCCGCAGTATTGTTACTGGCGACACCATTTTTATTTGTAAACAAAGTACAGGCGGCAGGCGGAGACCCGGTTGTTTTTGCTGATGCTAACTTGGAAGCAGCGGTACGTAAAGATTTAGGAATCAGTGAACCGACGCCGGTTCTTGAAGTAAATATGTTGAGTTTGTCTAAACTTAGTTCAACACGCTCTGCCGGAATTACAAATTTGAGCGGACTTGAGTATGCAGTGAACTTGAAGAGTATCGATTTGTATGGCAATAGCAACCTTACTGATATCACACCATTGACTGGGTTGATGAATTTGACAACGATTGATGCGCAATCAACAGCAATCACTGATTTGTCACCTTTAAGCGGACATTTTGTGTTAAGTACAGTTTATATTTCTGGCGGAACTTTCAGCGATATTTCGGTAGTAAGTGGATGGTCAAACATTCAAAAGCTTATGTTGCAAAATAATTATGTTAGCGACTTAACACCGTTAACTAATATGACTACATTAAAAGAATTGACGGTCCGCGGCGTTTTTAGTGACGTTACACCAATCAGTCACTTAACTGACTTAACTCAATTATCAATTTATAGTGCTAATGTGACGTCAATTGATGCACTTGCACCACTAACTAAGCTTCAGTATTTTAGTTTGCGATATAGTCAAGTGTCTGATATCAGCGTGTTGGCTAATAATCGAGGCTTGCTATACGTTTATATTCCGGAGAATAAAATTACCGATATTTCGCCACTGGCGGGATTGGATAAAATATATTGGCTGGCTGCTTGGAGCAATGCTATAAATAATGCTAGTGTTGTGAGCAGTTTAACCGGGTTACAGTTATTGGAGTTACAATATAATCAGCTTACAACAATGCCTGATTTAACCGATGTACAGCAATTGCAAACTGTTAACTTTGCTAACAATAAGTTAACTGATATTGCTCCGATGAGCGATATTCGAACAACACTTTTTACAGCGAATTTTGAAAACAATCAGATTGCTGATTTCAGTCCCTTGGCAAATGCTACGGCACTCCGCAATTTAACAATTACTAATAATAAAGTGCATGATCTATCTGCTCTGAAAGAACTGCCGATTACCAATCTATCAGGCGCAAACCAAACGAGTATTGGGAGTGCAGTTGAATTAAATCAGCCGAATCCAATGAATTTTCAGGATTATACCGGAAGTGATTTGCAATTGACATTCAATACGCCGGGACGCTTTGAAAATGGCCAATTGATATGGGAACAAACCGGAACGAATTCACTGCGTTTTACTAACGGGTCAAATTTTAGTGGTACCTTTACTCAAGAAGTAACCGCGGATGTAACAGCACCAGTGATTACTGCTGATTCAGAAATTACTTATGAAGTAAATACATCAAAAACAGCAACTGAGTTTTTAACTGATATTCATGCAGCAACTGATGATGGCAGCCTGATTACCAGTGATTTCACTACAGCAGTAAATATAGCTGTGGTTGGTGACTACACAGTAACTTTAAGTGCCGCTGATACAAGTGGTAATGTATCGACAATATCAGTTATTGTTCATGTTATTGATTCTCATGTGGATACGGGCAATAACAGCAGTGATAATAACAACGCTGATAGCAACACAAATACTAATGGTAATTTAGTTGCTACCGGTGAAGCGCCGGAGCTTTGGCTCGGTGCCGGATTACTTGGCATTGCTGCCGCCGGATTGGTTCTTTATCTGAATCGTCGTAAATAA
- a CDS encoding membrane lipoprotein lipid attachment site-containing protein: MKKIIVVISAGVLLLSGCAAAPSAAQILADNQLITTVANHVYVPNKENNFFLYYLPKGYIEREVSDNNAKLASSSGEVYIHVNPNHPDMSDRVDMAKVLETKVINSDVTLYILSTNVENVYSVVFTAPFARVSATLKADDVDNEIDYLTIIALSIQVKPAVNEREFIGENQQQVIQDSTGSNEGVLQGPSD; encoded by the coding sequence ATGAAAAAGATTATCGTTGTGATTTCAGCTGGAGTACTGCTTTTAAGCGGATGTGCAGCAGCACCGAGCGCTGCGCAGATTCTAGCTGATAATCAACTAATAACTACAGTTGCTAACCATGTCTATGTACCCAATAAAGAAAATAATTTCTTTTTATATTATTTACCAAAAGGGTATATTGAACGTGAGGTTTCTGATAATAATGCAAAGCTCGCCAGTTCATCTGGCGAGGTGTATATCCATGTTAATCCTAATCACCCGGATATGAGTGATCGGGTAGATATGGCTAAAGTGCTTGAAACTAAGGTTATTAACAGTGATGTTACCTTATATATATTGTCAACAAATGTTGAAAATGTATATTCAGTTGTATTTACTGCACCATTTGCGCGGGTGAGTGCAACTTTAAAAGCAGATGATGTTGATAATGAGATTGATTATTTGACTATAATTGCGCTTTCAATTCAGGTAAAACCTGCGGTTAATGAGCGTGAGTTTATTGGTGAAAATCAACAACAAGTTATTCAAGATAGTACCGGTTCAAATGAAGGTGTCCTTCAAGGACCAAGCGACTAA
- a CDS encoding thioredoxin family protein, translated as MKKIETVEEFKAHQQEENVVYMFSATWCPDCVVLYPVLDDIEAECADFTFYSVDRDDFIDQCIELDIFGIPSFVTFNKGQETGRLVNKNRKTKEEVVTFIQSTKE; from the coding sequence ATGAAAAAAATAGAAACAGTTGAAGAGTTTAAAGCACATCAACAAGAAGAAAATGTAGTATATATGTTTTCAGCGACATGGTGTCCTGATTGTGTAGTGCTTTATCCGGTTTTAGATGATATTGAAGCAGAATGTGCTGATTTTACTTTCTATTCAGTAGATCGCGATGATTTTATTGATCAATGTATTGAATTAGACATTTTTGGGATTCCAAGTTTTGTGACTTTCAATAAAGGTCAAGAAACCGGGCGTTTGGTTAATAAAAACCGAAAAACCAAAGAAGAAGTTGTTACTTTCATTCAAAGTACAAAGGAGTAA
- a CDS encoding M42 family metallopeptidase codes for MEQWQLQQLEELSQIPGVSGHEDLVRDYMLEKLTAHTSTIERDRLGSVFGVLLPEDSARDTGLKIMLAGHMDEVGFMVTRITENGMLKVQTIGGWWNQTLLGKRVTVYTRDNEAVPGTFGSVPTHLLTDEQRNKPIDFPQMFIDIGATSKDEVLAFGVRPGDQVIMDGSYVQMKNPKRLMAKAWDNRVGCALTLDVFSYFAERRDILPATLYGGATVQEEVGLRGAKTAAAMIKPDLALVVDCSPANDSSGDKEQFGQLGKGVLLRVHDRSMIPSQPMIAWAHELLEKHDITFQYFISPGGTDAGNVHMSGEGVPTLAICLPARYIHANSSIIDSDDYLAARQLLIAFIEEFSTARFEQLTFKK; via the coding sequence ATGGAACAATGGCAATTACAACAACTTGAAGAACTCTCACAAATTCCTGGAGTCAGCGGACATGAGGACTTAGTGCGGGATTATATGTTAGAAAAATTAACTGCACATACCAGTACTATTGAGCGCGACCGGTTGGGGAGCGTTTTTGGTGTGTTGTTGCCTGAAGATTCGGCTCGTGATACCGGTTTGAAAATTATGCTTGCCGGTCATATGGACGAGGTTGGTTTTATGGTAACTCGCATAACTGAGAACGGTATGTTAAAAGTACAAACTATTGGTGGCTGGTGGAACCAGACTTTACTTGGGAAGCGAGTGACAGTTTATACTCGTGATAATGAGGCGGTGCCAGGAACCTTTGGTTCAGTGCCAACGCATTTATTAACTGATGAACAGCGTAATAAGCCGATTGATTTTCCACAAATGTTTATCGATATAGGAGCAACTTCTAAAGATGAAGTGCTGGCTTTTGGGGTTCGTCCCGGAGATCAGGTTATTATGGACGGTTCTTATGTGCAAATGAAAAATCCCAAACGTTTGATGGCCAAAGCTTGGGATAACCGGGTTGGTTGTGCGTTAACACTAGATGTGTTTTCATATTTTGCTGAACGTCGTGATATTTTACCGGCGACATTATATGGCGGGGCAACAGTTCAGGAAGAAGTTGGGTTACGTGGTGCTAAAACAGCAGCAGCGATGATTAAACCTGACTTAGCTTTAGTTGTAGACTGTTCACCGGCAAATGATAGCAGTGGTGATAAAGAACAATTTGGACAGTTGGGCAAGGGTGTATTATTGCGAGTTCATGATCGTTCAATGATTCCTAGCCAGCCAATGATTGCTTGGGCGCATGAACTTTTAGAAAAACATGATATTACTTTCCAATACTTTATTTCACCGGGTGGAACGGATGCCGGTAATGTACATATGTCAGGTGAAGGAGTGCCAACGTTAGCAATTTGTTTGCCAGCACGCTATATTCATGCTAACTCATCAATCATTGATAGTGATGATTACTTGGCAGCGCGGCAGTTATTGATTGCCTTTATCGAAGAGTTTTCAACTGCTCGTTTTGAGCAATTGACATTTAAAAAATAA
- the ytpR gene encoding YtpR family tRNA-binding protein: protein MLNMIYNNHGLQDTLIVNLHPVPEKYQTETIGNIVRIFDGEETYGYNILAASTLFEVPFNGVLMSNERFVETVIATLHEVGFAIEPSELEPHFVVGFVDSMVAHPKSDHLNVCQVQTDTGTVQIVCGAPNVASGQKVVVAKIGALMPSGLYIQASKVRDVESFGMICSARELALPDAPQEKGILVLEDDAPIGAEFFSYYK from the coding sequence ATGTTGAATATGATATATAATAATCATGGTTTACAAGATACTTTGATTGTTAACTTACATCCGGTACCGGAAAAGTATCAGACTGAGACAATTGGTAATATCGTTCGCATTTTTGATGGCGAGGAAACTTATGGATATAATATTTTGGCGGCATCGACACTTTTTGAAGTGCCTTTTAATGGTGTGCTGATGAGCAATGAGCGTTTTGTTGAAACGGTCATTGCCACACTTCACGAAGTTGGTTTTGCGATTGAACCAAGTGAATTGGAGCCGCATTTTGTTGTTGGGTTTGTTGATAGTATGGTTGCCCATCCTAAGAGTGATCATTTGAATGTTTGCCAAGTGCAAACTGATACCGGTACCGTGCAAATTGTTTGTGGTGCACCAAATGTTGCCAGCGGTCAAAAAGTGGTTGTTGCAAAGATTGGTGCATTGATGCCCAGCGGTTTGTATATTCAGGCTTCTAAAGTGCGTGACGTTGAATCATTTGGTATGATTTGTTCTGCCCGTGAATTGGCGCTTCCTGATGCACCACAGGAAAAAGGAATTTTGGTGCTTGAAGATGATGCTCCGATTGGTGCTGAATTCTTTTCATACTATAAGTAA